The sequence CGTCTGATCGTTGCGTCTGGGCTGCGGGAGGCAACGGATCGTTGCGTGAACGCGGGACGGGCCACCGGGAGAAACGATTCGGGGGCGGCGAACCGCCGCCCCCGATGAGAGAGGGTGCCCGGCTGGTGAACCACCAGAGCTGATCGGGCGTGCCGGCGCTGCGCCGGCGAGCGGGACAGTGCCCGTCAGAACAGACCGGCAAACTGTGAATCAAGCCACTCTCGGAATCGGCCGACCCAGTCGCCGTCGGTGGTCGGCCAGTCGAACTGGCCGGTCATCGCCACGATGCCGAGCACCACCGCGGCGAGGCCGACCACCACGCCGATCAGCGCGTCGGTCGTGCCGGCCACGTGCCGGCGGCGGGTGGCGACCAGGCCGAGCACGGCCAGGACCGCGCCGATCGCGCCGAGCCCGATGCCGTACCCGGCGAGGGTGCCGGTCAGCACGAACAGCGCGCTGGCCACCGACACGATCAGGCCGAGGGTGGCCAGCAGGCTGGCCCGGGGCTTCGGGCCGAGGGCGGTGCGGTCGTCGACGTCGGAGCGGTCCAGCGGCCGGTCCGGTCGCCCGTCCCGGTCGGGGTCGACGGTGTGTTCCGCGGCCGGGTCCGGGTCGACGGTGCGTTCCAGGGCCAGGTCCGGGTCGACCCCGGGGCGGGCACGGGCGGCCTCCGCGGCGTGCGGCCGGCCGGTGGCCCTGCTCGAGTACGTCGCCGGCTCTTCGTCGGTGGTCACCGGCCGACCGTCCACCCGGTCCGCGACGGCGGCCCGGTCACGGCCGTCGACGACCCCGTCGTCGTTCGCGTCCTGACTTCGCGCCGGCCCGTTCCGGCGGGACAGAATCT comes from Micromonospora viridifaciens and encodes:
- a CDS encoding thrombospondin → MKILSRRNGPARSQDANDDGVVDGRDRAAVADRVDGRPVTTDEEPATYSSRATGRPHAAEAARARPGVDPDLALERTVDPDPAAEHTVDPDRDGRPDRPLDRSDVDDRTALGPKPRASLLATLGLIVSVASALFVLTGTLAGYGIGLGAIGAVLAVLGLVATRRRHVAGTTDALIGVVVGLAAVVLGIVAMTGQFDWPTTDGDWVGRFREWLDSQFAGLF